In Planctomycetaceae bacterium, the following are encoded in one genomic region:
- the flgG gene encoding flagellar basal-body rod protein FlgG, translating into MLRALYTSATGMKAQELLIDNTANNLANVNTTGFRRSRLDFADLIYNTTRQPGTAISQQLVSPTGLQIGNGVRAVATTKHFNQGTLEQTGNPLDVAIEGDGFLQVQAEGGTPKYTRAGNLKLNDQRQLVNADGFPLDPAITVPQGIDISKITIGTDGTISGTTADGSSASFGPIQIFTFPNPAGLSSEGANLFAATAASGVAVPGTGGLNGFGLLRQNFIENSNVEVVTELISLISAQRAYEINSRAIRAGDEMLSTSANIVR; encoded by the coding sequence ATGCTGCGAGCACTGTATACCAGCGCCACCGGAATGAAGGCGCAGGAACTTCTGATCGATAACACCGCCAACAATCTGGCGAACGTGAACACCACCGGTTTTCGACGCAGCCGGCTGGACTTTGCCGACCTGATCTACAACACCACTCGGCAGCCGGGAACCGCAATTTCGCAGCAACTGGTGTCGCCCACCGGGCTGCAGATCGGAAACGGTGTGCGAGCCGTTGCGACCACCAAACACTTCAATCAGGGAACTCTGGAACAAACCGGAAACCCGCTGGACGTGGCCATTGAAGGCGACGGTTTCCTGCAGGTCCAGGCGGAAGGCGGCACGCCGAAATACACCCGCGCCGGAAACCTGAAACTCAACGATCAGCGGCAGTTGGTCAACGCCGACGGATTTCCGCTTGACCCGGCGATCACGGTTCCTCAGGGCATCGATATTTCCAAGATCACGATCGGCACCGACGGCACCATTTCCGGCACGACGGCGGATGGATCATCGGCATCGTTCGGACCGATTCAGATCTTCACGTTTCCGAATCCCGCCGGACTGTCCAGCGAAGGAGCCAACCTGTTTGCGGCGACGGCCGCGTCGGGTGTCGCGGTACCGGGCACCGGTGGCCTGAACGGATTTGGTCTGCTGCGTCAGAACTTCATCGAGAACTCCAACGTTGAAGTCGTGACCGAACTGATTTCGCTGATCTCCGCACAGCGAGCCTACGAGATCAACTCACGAGCCATTCGTGCCGGCGACGAGATGCTGTCCACCTCAGCGAACATCGTGAGGTAA
- a CDS encoding flagellar hook-basal body protein: MSGYSDVDEYTNSESERRLMLSGLYSAASAMDAASLRHETSADNLAHAHQPGFRRRVVGEVAFESVLNPRPGSSARDEAAARLSDASLSVDFRQGPLQQTGRALDVALQGDGFFVVQGPDGPLYTRNGGFHVNGDGQLVTVDQLPVLGEGGPLNLPNGVSSESIQVSASGEVLSGTEVIGQLQLASFDDLSVLLPAGVSLFSAPPNAQVQPANAQIVQGFLEQSNVQAIDELISIMVGSRQYEAAQKAMNAMDESIQKRTRVQ, translated from the coding sequence ATGTCCGGTTATTCCGATGTTGACGAATACACGAACTCAGAATCGGAGCGGAGACTCATGCTTTCGGGACTCTACAGCGCGGCTTCGGCGATGGACGCCGCATCGCTGCGACACGAAACGTCCGCGGACAATCTTGCGCACGCTCATCAGCCAGGTTTTCGTCGTCGCGTAGTCGGGGAAGTCGCGTTCGAATCGGTGCTGAATCCCAGGCCAGGATCGTCGGCTCGCGATGAGGCCGCGGCACGTTTGAGCGACGCCAGCCTGTCGGTGGACTTTCGACAGGGGCCGCTGCAGCAGACGGGACGGGCGCTGGACGTTGCGCTGCAGGGCGACGGCTTCTTTGTCGTTCAGGGGCCCGATGGTCCGCTGTACACGCGCAACGGCGGATTTCATGTGAACGGAGACGGGCAGTTGGTGACGGTCGACCAGTTGCCGGTTCTTGGCGAAGGCGGACCGCTGAACCTGCCGAACGGAGTTTCCTCGGAATCCATTCAGGTTTCAGCCAGCGGAGAAGTTCTGTCAGGCACAGAGGTAATCGGCCAGCTTCAACTGGCATCGTTCGATGATCTGTCGGTGCTGCTGCCGGCGGGAGTCTCCCTGTTCAGCGCTCCGCCGAACGCTCAGGTGCAGCCCGCGAACGCACAGATCGTGCAGGGCTTTCTTGAGCAGTCGAACGTTCAGGCGATTGACGAACTGATCAGCATCATGGTGGGATCGAGGCAGTACGAAGCGGCGCAGAAGGCGATGAACGCGATGGACGAGTCCATTCAGAAACGAACCAGAGTGCAGTAG